In Diceros bicornis minor isolate mBicDic1 chromosome 13, mDicBic1.mat.cur, whole genome shotgun sequence, the sequence aaagaggaggattggcagatgttagcacagggctgatcgcctcacaaaaataaaaataaaaataaaaagcattggcTTTACACTCAGAaggacctggatttgaattcatTCTGTGCtactcaccagctgtgtgccctcaggcaagtcacataacctctctgtgctttagtttcctccCCTGTAGATGAGGCTGCGGGAGCACCCACCTCCCGGAGCTCCTGCAATGTTAGGTGAAATAATGCTTGTACAGCAGGACCCAgcgcacagcaggtgctcagcacACGGGGTGATGATCACCACCACATAGGAAGCACTCACTAGTGTGTGACAAGCTTCAGCTCTCACCTTCCAGCCTTCTCAAAGGCCTCTCTGCACTGCAGTGCCTCTCAGCCTCATCACATTGCTCCCCTACTCAAacttcacctcctccaggaaacaTTCCATGGTTAAGCCTACTAGTTCCCATTTGTTGCACTTATACTCCTGGCTACACCCAGCCAACCCAGATCTGGACTTGCTGGAATGTTGGTTTAGAGGGAGAATCCTTGGGCCGTCTCCCCAACAACACTGCAAGTTCATCCAAGATGTTCTCCCCTAGTCCCCCGTTTTCACCTCCCCAGGAGGGTGGGCAGCGGGATGTTGGCTGAGCCAATGGATTGTCACATGGTCCCTGCTGCCGCCTTCTTTGCAGCAAGAAATGTGGGTTCTGCTGTGGGCTGATAGTGGGGGGCGAGCAGATAAAGCGCCTGTGTTTCCCACTCTGTGTCTCAGGCCGAGGCTTGGTCCGAGGTCCCAGCTCCCTGATGAAGAAGGCAGAGCCCTCTGAAGACCAGGCACTGGACGCTGCAGTGGAGGAATCCtccaccagcctggcccccacCATACTCTACCTAACCACCTTCGAGGCAGCACCTGCCACGGAAGAGTCCCTGATCCTGCCTGTCACATCCCTGTGGCCCGAGGTAAGGGGCCCTGGGATGGCCTCAGAGCTGGAAGGGCCATCTTGAGAGCACCTCGTGCAAACCCCTCTTAGTACATTTAGGGAGACCGAGGCACGAGGCGGGAGGGAGTAGGTGGAGGCCACTGGGGCTAGATGGAAGCCAGGTCTCCCATGCAGTGGGCACTCTGTCCTGAATTGCTGCCACTGTCCCACCAGTGGTCCTGGGAGCTCACTCTAGGGACAGCCAAGGATGCAAACGTCAGCTCAGCACACCGTCTCTGCACCGAGAAGAGCAAGGCCCATGGGGaagaattttatacatactgaaaagtacagagaataataatttttaaaatcatgtccCTACGACCCAGCATTAACAAACATTAGTTAACACTTTGACCCATCTGCTTCAGATCTTAAGAAAGACCTGTGGAGGGAGAGCGAGCAAGGAAATGTGGCAGATACGCTAACCACTGGTGATTCCAGACAAggggtgcagagcagtgaattgcAGCATTCTTGCAATTAACAAGAGGGCATCATCGCACCTCTTctgtggttttaaaatttttttcaaaataaaatcatttaaggtggtcaataaaatatatacgtagaagaaataaaacttttttttagtaGTAGATCTTATTCTCTTTTTGGGTCTTGCACCCCCTTGACACTCTATTAAAAGCTGTAGACCATCTCCGAGGACTACGTGGCTATCCACGCCATCACAGGCCCCCTGAAGCCCATTCGTTGAGAACCCAGCCCTAGAAGGTGCCATTATTGCCCACGTCCTCCTGTGCACAGATCCAGCCCTGAGACCGCTGGCCAGGGCTGCGAGGGGAACTGAGCCGTGGCCGTGGCCTCAACGGTGCCACGTGGGGCAGAGCCGATAACTgctgtgggggagggaagggcaggggAGAGAGCAGTAGGCTtcatcccactctctctctctgtggctGTAGAAACCCAGAGCAGGCACCATTGCCTTCCCAGCCCCTCCTCGGAGGGCCTGATGCATTACTCACCTGCCTGTGTCTGCTGCCTGTGGGCACCACCCCGCTAGAGTGGTGGCTACACAGTAAGGAAACTGCCCGAGTGGCTACTGGAGCTGGGGCCTTGGGCGGCCATCTCAACGTCCCCAGGCTGGGATTCCAGGCTGCCCAGCAGAGGATGAGCTGGCCTCTTGGgagcccctcctttgccctctggtcCTGGAGCCCCACTTTCCTGCTTCCACCTGTTGGGAGCTCCAGGTTCCCTCCTCTCCACGCCTTCTGCAGGCTCAGCCCAGGCCTGACGGGGAGGTGATGCCCACGCTGGACATGGCCTTGTTCGACTGGACCGATTATGAAGACTTAAAACCGGAGGTCTGGCCCTCCACAAAGAAGAAAGGTACCTCCACCCACCCCCCCCAGACCCCCTGCCCGGGATCCCTCCCCCACCATCTGTTGTTGGGGGTCCCAGCGAGCCCAGCCTGACCTACGGAGTCTAGAGTTGGGGGGGCATGGAGTCTAGACTGCAACTGATGCCCTAAATGGAAAATGCTGTTGATGCTTATCCCATGCCAAACACTTTCCATGTATCAACCCATTTTACCCAGAAAAAAATATCCGTTAGGGCTGTACTAGTGTTGATCCATTTTAGAGAAGAcaagactgaggcagagagaggtataGAGTCTTGTCCGAGCCACACTGCGGCAGTGGCGGTAGGAGCACTCGGACACCGAGTCCCTGTGCTTAGTCTCTCAGCTcggctgggcctcagcttctgatGGCAGATCTCCTTGTCCCCAGAGAAACACCGGGGGAAACTCTCCAGCGATGGTAACGAAACATCACCAGCTGAAGGGGAGCCGTGCGACCATCACCAGGACTGCCTGCCAGGTACCGAACCTGCGTCGTGTTCTGGCACTAGGCTGGACGCTGGTGGGGACCAGTGTGGGACGGGGTGACATTCCCAGGCACACGAGCAGGGCCTGCGGGTCCATGATCCTTTAGGGATGATGAATAATAACAACCCCAGCCACCACCCTACTGAGTGTTGCTGTCATaccttatgtaatcctcacagcaacccagaCAAAGAGACCCTGTCATCTCCAGTTTTCAGGCAAGGAAATTGAGCCTCAGAGAGGCTACGTGTTTtggctgaggtcacacagccaggaagtggctcAGACCTGAGTCCGTGTGGTTCttaaccactgccccacactaCCTTGAGTCAGGATGACCCCTCTCTCGACTACTTCCTCCTAACATCTGGTCCGGCTCAACCCTGTCCTTGTCCCATCACAACACTACTGGGCTTCTGGGGATACTTTCGATGACGTCTTCACCTGTTCAGCAGCCGCGCCCATCAAGACAGTCTGAAAATAAGGGGACCGATGTTTTGACTGATGTCCTCAACTGCTGGCTCCTGTTGGGTCAGTGGGGGCCTCCGGGAAGCAGACACTGAGGTGGAGGTAGAAGGACAGGAGGTTTGTGGGGTGGGGGGCATAAGGCCTATGAGCAGTGAAAGTGGGGGGAGGCGGGAATGGACAGGGCAGCCTGTGACGCGGTCTCGGCCagcccagtggggagctccagAGCAGAGTGCCTGTTGGAAGAGGCCCCCGTTGGGCGGAAACGGCCAGGCCCTGGTATCCCTGCCATGCCAGTCGCTGGCTGGGCTGCTCGGGAACAGCGTGACATCGGTCCAGGTGGCTCCTGAAGGTGTTAACACCTGGAGGCCATCAGCTAACTGCCCTCCTGGCCGATGGACAGCAAGTGCCTTCCAGAGGGAGGTCCACGTGGCACACCTCCGTGGCACCTTCCTTGTTTATTCAATGGCCAGAATATTCTGCAAAGCAGCAACGAAACTGGCAATTTGGCGTTGTGTAAGCTGCACCATCAGCTCCCTGATGGGCTGTTTCCTTTCCACGCCGTTGTTTTGACCCTGAgtggaaagaaaaggctggagtTTGGGCCAACTGGACAGTTGCTTTGAGAGCTGGCTCCGTGGTGGGTGAGGCCGTGCCTCAGGCCTGCCCCGGGCGATCCCTCTGCTTCCCCGGGGctgcagtttctccatctgtcaaGAGGACATTGGCGTCAATGATCCCTGAGGCCCCTCCCGGCTCCAAGCTGATGCCACACCTGGCAGCCCCCAGCTGTTCCACCCACTATCCCTGGGAGGTGATCCCACACAGCCTTCGCTCCTCCCACGATCAATCAATTGCCCATCTGGGGCAGCTGGGGTCTCTGCCACCCGGCTCGGGGGCCTCGGCCCTGACATATATTGGTGGTTCCGGCTGGGAGCCTTGCGCACCAGATGGCCCACCCTGCCAGGGCACGGCCCTGCCACGGAAATGATGGATCTCCTGTCCGGTGGGACCGTGTGCAGGGCGGCGGGGAGGGTCCGCTCAGCTTGGCTGACCACATGTGCTTGCTGTGCCGGCAGGGACCTGCTGCGACCTGCGGGAGCATCTCTGCACGCCCCACAACCGAGGCCTCAACAACAAATGCTTCGACGACTGCATGTGCGTGGAAGGTGAGCCCGCCTCCCGGAGGAGGGCACTCCCTGTGCTCCCAGAACCACGAGACCTCCCTTTCTCCTAGACGCTGGTTCTGCACTGAGTGGGGGACAAGATTTCCCAGCAGAGGGTGGGCCGAGGGGTCTGCGGCAAAGGAGGGGGTGGGAGAATCCCTTGGGAGCTGAATACGTGAGCAGGAACAGCTTTGCGCGGTGCCTTCCCAACCTGTGACTTCATTCAGTCCTGCTTCCTGGCATGCTTTCTCAGATCTGCTTTTCTCCTCTCTTGAAATACAAGCTGGCACGATCTCCTATGATCTGGAggcgggagaagggaggaggaaggagggtgtcTCTTTAAATaagatggaatctgagaaggctGCTGCTTTCACCCCCAAATTCTATTCCAGGGAAGGCTTTCCAAGCGAGATAACAAGGCGTGGGGGTGGGTTTCCCAGCGCCGTCCCAGGGAAGGATGCCCTTGGCCAGGTACCTCTTTAACTCCTCCAAGCTACCACTGGAGCAGCCCTGCCCAGGTGTACACAGGTGTGCCGGGCTCTGCGCTAAGCACTTGACTCACATTATCTCCTGTAATCCTCCCAACCACCCCAGGAAGGGAGCtgttatgatccccattttacacacgagcaaactgaggcacagagagcttaagtgacttgcccaaactcacacagctaggaaatagGGGAATATCTTTAATTTTGTATTCTGAAAAAGTTCAAACATATACTAAAGCAGTCAGAATAGAGGTCAGAATAATGAGCCCCCATTGCCCGTCACCCGGCTTCAATAATTACCAACTCAGTCCATCTGTGTCATCTCTCCCCAGCCCGGTTCCCCATTCCCGTACAATTTTGATGCCACTCCTGGGAGTTTACGGATATTTCATCTGTGAATATTTCAGTATATAGATCTAAAGATAAGtactcttttaaaaacaaaataccaaaAATGAACAATAATGACTCAATATCATTCAATGTCCAATCAGTGTCCACATCTCCCAAGTGGGGGAATTTGGTCTCAGTCCCTCTATTAACCGTCTTGAGATAAAGGCCCTATTTTCACTCACATTAACCTCAAAATTATCTGCTATGAAAGCAATAAACCTACTTAGGTCCAGTTATGCATTCCTCAAGTCAGGAAGAACTATTTACTGAGTCCCTGCTATGTGTCGGTACCGATCTGGATGCTCAAGACTCAGAGACAAAGAGAACCGGCAAGTTCTGCACCCGTGGGTTCCATTCAGTGAGACGAGCAGACGATGAGCAGATAAATAGATAAGACGTCATTGGAAAGTAATGAGGGCTGTAGAGAAAATAACCCAGGGTGGTCGGATCAGGAGTCGGGGAGTCGTTTTAGAAGGGTTGGACAGGAGTGGACTGAGGAACCAGCCACCTGAAGACccgggttgggggagggagagagtccCAGGCAAGAGGCGGAGCGGAGGCCAGGAGCTGGGGCAGCACCAGGCTGGCGCACTTGAGCGGGCCTGGCCCACAGTGGCCATGGGGGAAGGAGGCACAGGGGGAGGCGGGAGAAGGTGGTGGGGAAGATCACACAGGACCTTGTCGGCCTTGTCTCATTTGTGACTGGAAGCAGGGGGGTGACATGGTCTTTCAAAGCTCACTCTGGCTGCAGGATGGTGGGGGCAGGAGTGGAGACAGAGAGGACCACCCGGGAGGTGAGAGGGATGGAGGCAGGCAGGGGTGGCGGTGGGGGGTGCGGGGAAGCTGCCTTTGTTACCTTGTGCAGGTGGgggccccatttcacagacgaggagactgaggcagagcAGGCAGGAGGGAACTCCAGTCCAGGGAGCCCAGAACAGCACTGGGGCTGAACCTCAGTCCTTGGCGTCCAGGTCCAGCCCGCCCAGGTGACGGGACGTGGCCCCACTGAGCTGCACACGCCTGGTCAGTGCCCGGCTGGACACCTCGTGGGCGGCCCCTCTGCCCAggaattcctcctcccttcctccccacgtGCTCCTTTCCTCTGATCCCTCTCATACTGTTGGTCCCACCGAAACTCTTGCTTCCTCCCTGGAGACTCAGGCTCCAAAACAATGAAGAGAGGAAGTGACAGCTCAGCAGCTCATTAAAGATGGTCCAGGAGGAGGCTGTCACCAAGATGCCACACCAGAGGGATCCAGGGATGCCAGGAACCCTCATAAGGCCCAGGGGTCCTGAAGACTTCTGAGAAATCCCAAGATGTCCCAGGGCTGAAGTCCAGCAGTCAAGGCCAGCCTGGGTTCTGGAGGGTTCCAGAAGGGCTCCTGCTCATGAATCCCCTCACCCCTCCCGAGTGTGAATGGAGTGGCCACAGGTCTGAATGACGTGTGACCCAGGTGTAAATTCTAGGGTGCTGAGCACAGACATCACAACCACCCCTTTGTTCTCTTGACAGTGACACAAGTGGATCTTAAAGTAGCGATGTCCTCCCTCTGTGGTCACTCCTAGCCTGAAATGTAGGGATTGCTCAGGTCACACTGACACCACTTTCCCCCACCATCAGGAGGAtgtggccttaaatgaaaaacACACCTACCCATGTACCTCCTGGGATGCCTATGGCCATGAGAGAGAGAGCCACAGCCAGGAAACTCTCCCACTGAGGGGCCAGGAGGGCCACACCTACTTTAATGAGGGTGGTCATGGAGGTTCTCTTAGAGACCTGAGGGCCATGAAGGAGCCAGCTATGCAAAGAGCTTGGGGAAGGGATTTCTGGCTGAGAGAACagcgagtgcaaaggccctgaggcaggaaatgGCTAGGTATAAGAGGGAAAGCAAGAAGACTGAGTGTGGCTGGaactagagactgaggaggagagTAGGAGGTAAAGAGAGAAACAGGAGGCGGGTCCAGGTCCCAGACAGTATTGTAAGCCACATTAGGAAGTATAGATTTCCTTTTGAGTACAGTGGGGAGCCATGGAGGTTTTGTAGGGGAGGGCAGAATCTGcacccctttttaaaaaaatttcaatagactattttttagagcagttttacgtTTACAGAAAAACTGCACAGAaaagagagttctcatataccctcTCTCCCCCTGCATTATCTTAGAATtctcttgcattagtgtggtaatTCTTTACAGCTGATGAACCAATAGTGCTACATTATTCactaaagtccataatttacttgggctcactcttggtgttgtacatggggtcttttttgtgggtttttttgcttgttttctggggggttttttgctgaggaagattccccctgagctaacatctcttgcccatcttcctctttttgcttgaggaagatttgacctgagttaatatctgtgccaatcttcctctattttgtacgtcagtcactgccacagcatggccaaggatgagtgctgtaggtctgaGCCCTGGATCCGACCCCTGGCCCAAAgttaaccactgggccacggggccggcccgtgttGGAGTTTTGATAAACGCGTAATGACACGCATCCGCCATTACAGcatcacacagaatagtttcaggGCCCTAAACATCCCCTGTCCTCCATCTGGTCGTGTCTCCTGTCCCCTCTGATGAGGGTGGGCTGGCTGTAGGGCAGGATAAAGAagggggtggtggggagagggggcagggggTCCCGGAGGGTGcggggtggaggtggaggaggaagggaaggggactGGCCGGTCGCACCCCTGACCCCCTTGCCTCCCCTCCCTCAGGGCTGCGCTGCTACGCCAAATTCCACCGGAACCGCAGGGTCACACGGAGGAAGGGGCGCTGCGTGGAGCCCGAGGCGGCCGACGGCGACCAGGGATCCTTCATCAACGTCTAGCGGCCCCGCGCGAGGCGCCTCCCACCGGCCCGGGGACGGAGCGCGGAGGTTTGCAGAAGCCGGGCAATCTGTTCATAACTAGCGGCGGGAGGTCAAAGGGGGACCAGATGACTGAGGCTGCAGGTCGGGCCCAGAACGCGCAGCCCCGGCAGGGCAGCCCAGGAGCCCAGCAGCGGCGCAGCTGCGCCCACCACCCGGCCCCGGGGACGCACGGGCTGCGCCTGCCGGGGTCCCCGTTCTCCGCCATGGCAATGTCGAGAGTGCCCTCTACTGTCCGCCCGCACCACTGCAACAGCTTCCGGTTAAAAAACGAAGAGGTTGGTAAGCGGAAAAGACATGGAAACTGCTTGAGAGGTAGGGACCCAAGGGCAGGGGATGAATACTGAGCACCTGCTACGCACCAGGCCCTGGGCTAGGCGCGTGGCACACGTTGTCTCATTTGGTGATCACCTGATCTTGTAGAGCAGgcattatcaccattttataggcgaggaaactgaggcagggttGGTTatatgacttgcccagggtcccagATCGATGCTCTTCAAACCTTAACCGGTGTAAGAATCCCCGGGGGATctggttaaaatgcagactccACCTCAGGCGATGctgcgtttctaacaagctccggggcctgctgctgctgctgctccgggGACCCCCGAGAGCACCCAGGCCCCGGGGTGAGTGGTGGAGCCGGGTTCcgcacctgggccaagccccaCGTTCTTGCTCCTCCTCCACAGCCGAGGACTAATCCAGGTTCTCCTCTGCTCTGGGCGGGAGTGACATGTCCCCAGGTAGTTCCTGTCACTGTGGGGAAGCTGCAGTCCCTGActgtcctcctccttccctggacAAAGGTGGACCATctttaacaacaaaacaaaccgTGCCTGAAGCACCCGCCTGCTTGTAAGGCACGATCTGGGCGGATGGGCTCCTCCCCTAGGGGAGTTGGTGTTCCGAGATACCTCGTGTTTGGGGGAAACGATGATGCTGATCCTTCTGTTTGTGTGGCCCTGCTCGACCAGCCATGGGACACGCCCCTTGGAGGGGCCCTGATAGCTCCCCCCGGGACTCTTTCACTTTTGTAGCTCCTGCCCTGTGAGAATCGAAGGCAAGCATGAACTCAAAAAATACACACATTGCTGTGTGCACCCACTTTGCATACGTCTcagtggtccccaggcctcccAGAGCCCATCCGGGACCCCCATCCCCCAGTTCTGCAGCAGAGCCCACTGCTGGGGCACCTCTGAGGTCAAGGTGCCATCTGAAACTAACTGCCCCCCACAGGCCAGACTGTGATGCCCACCCAGAACGTCCCTCCCAGCACATCTGGCTCTGGGGACCACCTCAGGAGAGCTGCTTACATCCCCACCTGCCATTTCACTCCTGGCCAACCCTCTGGTCCAGGGCAAAGCAGGCTGCACATGACAGAAGCCTTCCCCATCCAATTCCCCGCTGGCCTGGACACCTGGAGGAGGGGCCGTGCCCTCAGGGTGCCAGGGCTGCTGACTCCATTGGGAACATCAGTGGGAGTCAGGGGTCTGGCACCAAGGGAACAGAAGGATCTAGGAGAAACCAAACATGCTCAGTCTTTTCTCCCTATTCCAGTTAAATGGGCAAGGGAACCTTGGGGGATGGGTCAGGGGAACTGAAAGAGATCAAAGCCGGCTGTTTGGAAATCAAATCCGCCAACAGTTTTGTCTGAGACCAGACAACCCCCCTGCTGTGTGTACCTCTCATGGGGTGGCTGACCTGAGACTGTGACAGAATCCTAAGGGGGTGGCTGCAGGCAGAGAACCAGCATTACTTATGTCGAGGGCAGTGGTTAGGATGGCCCTGGGACATCAGCGATGGAAGACACAGAAGGTAGGGCAAAGTGAAAGTCCCCTCAGAACTGTCACTGCCTCCCAGGGGAGTCCCGTGGTTGGAAATTCAGGGCCTGTCTCTGCCCCAGCTCCATCTGTTTTGCATTTGCAAAGGGGGGTGGTTGGGTGGAATCCTCTTAATTCCAGAGTTAGGTATCCCAAAGCGCCCTCAGTGTTTAACAAACCTCTCTGCCAGGAAGTTCTTCCTTAGGTCTATCTTAAATTTCTCTTGCTCGTACAGAAGCCAAATTCCTCTAATCCAGGGTTCTGCAAAATTTTACCATAAAGGACCAGAAAAATAATTtaggctgtgttccagtaaaaccaTTCATGGACACTGAGATGTGAATTTTATATAATCTTCACATGTCACAAACTATTATCCTTCTTTGGATTTTCTAAAacgcatttaaaaatgtaaaaacctctCTTAACCTCTCTACACAAAACAGGCAGTGAGGTGGATCTGGCCCCGGGCCAGAGTTTGCAGACCCCTGCTCTAGTCCATTGGTCTCGACCTTGGCTGCACATAAGAATTGTCTGGGGCTCCGACGTGCAGCCAGGCCTGAGACCTCCGCTCTCGTGCCGCCTGCTATGGGAGGGCAGCAGGTGACAAGCGGCCTGCTCCACCTCTCACCGCCTtggtgaccttggaaaagttaaTTAAGGTCTCTGtgccttgatttcttcatctgtaaaatggggataataagtcTCCCCTCATAGGAGTGTTGTGAGAAGTAGACGCAAAATCCTTCTAacgtgcttagaacagtgcccggcacataggAGCC encodes:
- the DRAXIN gene encoding draxin; this encodes MAGPTTHIASMLFLTLLLLLELSLAGSLGPGAPAQNLPENHIDLQGPALWTPQASHHRRRGLGKKERGPGMPGLAQDGSVVTATRQASRLPGAGALLPGQNPAGLLQGKDLLLGLALPDPEKENRSPRSERAKKRGREHKRRRERLKLHRGRGLVRGPSSLMKKAEPSEDQALDAAVEESSTSLAPTILYLTTFEAAPATEESLILPVTSLWPEAQPRPDGEVMPTLDMALFDWTDYEDLKPEVWPSTKKKEKHRGKLSSDGNETSPAEGEPCDHHQDCLPGTCCDLREHLCTPHNRGLNNKCFDDCMCVEGLRCYAKFHRNRRVTRRKGRCVEPEAADGDQGSFINV